One Xiphophorus hellerii strain 12219 chromosome 24, Xiphophorus_hellerii-4.1, whole genome shotgun sequence DNA window includes the following coding sequences:
- the trim25l gene encoding uncharacterized protein trim25l — protein sequence MSGKLWTEEQFNCPVCLDLPNDPVTIPCGHSYCMGCIKDFWSKDDPKGIYSCPQCRQTFCPKPPLSRNTMLAEAVEQLRKGALQSEVRDSIRSARELSSRSKSRLSTGAVLCDMCKGEQRAAVKSCLACMSSFCETHLKPHQTKKSLKQHELIPPTSNLAEKICTQHKYLQEFFCRQCKMFVCWLCTSNQHKDHECVSTKVERQEREKLLSDIQADNQLKLKHREQELKDMKKMMEEVKRSGDKVHDETENILGEMLRSVERLQELLEEVLDQSSLEKMNQAQEVADNLEAEIRERRKRDTEMKDLADCGDNIYYLQTCDTMSSPLDCGDLPAVHVNHNATFEPVLEVVLALRDRVEDLCNQELGKINKQVNETKLFTLGNSSRLGGKKVFRDLFSGLSKSNTNNRNPTSSISLDVRSTDRQGLALRGPNVRSRDAPRDRGNTNSPRRRREEREAERESNPSPTPSRRGGPSLWSRSSQNPVAPPAAMAPTPIPASPIPAPAPASSSAFSRMASISSLFRSHRRGANQATPVNNTATAGGNPGGMVDLLETPTEINPGLFLDTPLPNAMTQAFPAAFPALREINLDSIQAPEPRSREEFLQYSVILTLDPNTAHKRLVLSEGNTKATLQGPTQPYADTPQRFDGWTQVMCQSPLQAQRSYWEVEWRGRGSSMGVAYASLSRKGNDARSGLGYNAQSWTLELSDTCCSAMHANEKRDIAVTYSPRLGVYADLSAGTLAFYSVADNMTHLHSFRANFTQPIYATFGVGSGVGVGLDFALGQFSSSCDSIKICPL from the exons ATGAGTGGGAAGCTGTGGACGGAGGAGCAGTTCAACTGCCCCGTGTGTCTTGATCTCCCCAATGATCCGGTCACCATACCCTGCGGACACAGCTACTGCATGGGCTGCATCAAAGACTTCTGGAGCAAGGATGACCCCAAAGGGATTTACAGCTGCCCCCAGTGCCGCCAGACCTTCTGTCCCAAGCCGCCCTTGTCCAGAAACACCATGCTGGCCGAGGCTGTGGAGCAGCTCCGCAAAGGGGCCCTCCAATCAGAAGTTCGAGACTCCATCCGAAGCGCTCGCGAGTTGTCCTCTAGATCCAAGTCCAGGCTGTCCACCGGAGccgttctgtgcgacatgtgcaAAGGGGAGCAGCGTGCCGCTGTGAAAAGCTGCCTGGCGTGTATGAGCTCCTTCTGCGAGACCCACCTGAAGCCTCACCAGACCAAGAAGTCTCTCAAGCAGCATGAGCTCATCCCGCCGACCAGCAATCTGGCAGAGAAGATCTGCACCCAGCACAAGTACCTGCAGGAGTTCTTCTGTCGTCAGTGCAAGATGTTTGTCTGCTGGCTGTGCACCAGCAATCAGCACAAAGACCACGAGTGTGTGTCCACCAAGGTTGAGCGACAGGAGAGAGAG AAGCTGCTTTCAGACATCCAAGCAGACAACCAGCTGAAGCTGAAACACAGGGAGCAGGAGCTGAAGGATATGAAGAAGATGATGGAAGAAGTGAAG CGTTCTGGGGACAAGGTGCACGATGAGACGGAGAACATTCTGGGCGAGATGCTGCGCTCCGTGGAGCgtctgcaggagctgctggaggaggtGCTGGACCAGTCCAGCCTGGAGAAGATGAACCAGGCCCAGGAGGTCGCCGACAACCTGGAGGCCGAGATCAGGGAACGGAGGAAGAGGGACACGGAAATGAAGGACCTGGCGGACTGTGGAGACAACATCTACTACCTCCAG ACGTGCGACACCATGAGCAGTCCCCTTGACTGCGGCGACCTGCCGGCCGTGCATGTCAATCACAATGCGACCTTTGAACCCGTTCTAGAAGTAGTGCTGGCCCTCAGGGACCGAGTGGAGGATCTGTGCAATCAGGAGCTGGGGAAGATCAACAAGCAAG TCAATGAAACCAAACTGTTCACTTTGGGAAACT CCAGCCGGTTGGGAGGGAAAAAAGTATTTCGTGATT TGTTTTCCGGTCTGAGTAAAAGCAACACCAACAACCGTAACCCGACTTCAAGCATTTCACTGGATGTCCGAAGTACCGACCGACAAGGACTAG CACTCAGAGGTCCCAACGTGAGGAGCAGGGACGCACCTCGAg ACAGAGGAAACACAAACTCACCCAGACGGAGACGAGAGGAGAGAGAGGCTG AGCGTGAGTCTAACCCCAGCCCCACCCCCAGCCGCAGAGGGGGGCCGTCTCTCTGGAGCAGGTCTAGTCAAAACCCGGTCGCCCCTCCTGCAGCTATGGCTCCGACTCCAATCCCAGCCTCTCCTATTCCCGCTCCAGCTCCAGCTTCATCCAGTG CGTTCAGCAGGATGGCGTCGATCAGCAGCCTGTTTCGCTCACACCGACGAGGCGCCAACCAGGCCACCCCGGTTAATAACACCGCAACTGCAGGAGGAAACCCGG GCGGGATGGTGGATCTGTTAGAAACACCAACAGAGA TTAACCCAGGTCTGTTCTTGGACACGCCTCTGCCGAACGCCATGACTCAAGCTTTTCCTGCAGCTTTTCCTGCAT TGAGAGAAATCAACCTTGACAGCATCCAGGCACCAGAACCGAGATCCAGAGAGGAGTTTCTCCAGT ATTCTGTGATCCTGACCCTTGACCCCAATACAGCTCACAAGCGCTTGGTACTCTCTGAAGGCAACACCAAGGCTACCCTGCAGGGTCCAACGCAACCGTACGCCGACACACCCCAGCGCTTCGACGGCTGGACCCAGGTGATGTGCCAGAGCCCGCTGCAGGCCCAGCGCTCCTATTGGGAGGTGGAGTGGAGGGGGCGTGGGTCCTCAATGGGCGTGGCCTACGCCTCGCTGAGCAGGAAGGGCAACGACGCCCGGTCCGGCCTCGGCTACAACGCCCAGTCCTGGACGCTGGAGCTGTCCGACACCTGCTGCTCGGCGATGCACGCCAACGAGAAGAGGGACATCGCCGTCACCTACTCGCCCCGCCTGGGCGTCTACGCCGATCTATCGGCGGGGACGCTGGCGTTCTACAGCGTGGCGGACAACATGACGCACCTCCATAGCTTCAGGGCTAACTTCACCCAGCCTATTTATGCGACGTTCGGAGTGGGGAGCGGGGTCGGGGTGGGTCTGGACTTCGCCCTGGGTCAGTTCTCATCCAGCTGTGACAGCATTAAGATCTGTCCGCTGTGA
- the cpo gene encoding carboxypeptidase O isoform X1, whose amino-acid sequence MLNVMSLSFVPLLLAVGALTLESNKVEYDYFQYHPMEEISSWMSQMAKQYPDVVAIVDYGKSYENRTISLMRIGLKSDTKKKAIWMDCGIHAREWIAPAFCQYFVRQILQTYKTDAKMEAMMTNMDFYITPVLNVDGYMFSWKNSSTRLWRKNRSPGPSGDCYGTDLNRNFDANWGTIGVSSDCNSDIYPGRGPISEPEAQAVTYFVGSRKEDFLCFFTIHSYGQLLLIPYGHPDFTASNYDELMKVGEEAAEAILKVHGKKYRVGTSPAVLYPNSGSSRDWARMQDIPLTFTFELRDNGTYGFELPQEEIQPTCEEAYSGALHIITYAHDKTFNGAAATAAALWTTLLALGVYLM is encoded by the exons ATGCTGAACGTGATGAGCCTGAGCTTTGTGCCATTGCTCTTAGCAGTGGGGGCATTGACGCTGGAGAG CAACAAAGTGGAGTATGATTACTTCCAATACCATCCAATGGAGGAG ATCAGCAGCTGGATGTCTCAGATGGCGAAGCAATACCCCGATGTTGTGGCCATAGTGGATTATGGGAAGAGCTATGAGAACAGGACAATTAGCTTGATGAGG ATCGGCCTGAAGTCTGACACCAAAAAGAAAGCCATCTGGATGGACTGTGGTATTCATGCCAGAGAATGGATCGCTCCAGCGTTTTGTCAGTACTTTGTCAGACAG attctCCAAACGTACAAAACAGACGCTAAAATGGAAGCCATGATGACAAACATGGACTTCTACATCACGCCGGTGCTCAACGTCGACGGCTACATGTTCTCCTGGAAGAACTCCTCA ACCCGACTGTGGAGGAAGAACAGGTCACCGGGACCTTCGGGCGATTGCTACGGCACCGACCTCAACCGCAACTTTGATGCCAACTGGGGCA CCATCGGAGTGTCTTCTGACTGCAACTCCGACATCTACCCTGGCAGAGGGCCCATCTCAGAACCCGAGGCCCAGGCCGTAACTTACTTTGTGGGAAGCAGAAAGGAAGACTTCCTGTGTTTCTTCACCATCCACTCCTACGGCCAGCTGCTCCTGATTCCCTACGGACACCCCGACTTCACCGCCTCCAATTACGATGAGCTG ATGAAGGTGGGAGAGGAAGCAGCTGAAGCCATTTTGAAAGTTCATGGGAAAAAGTACAGAGTCGGAACCTCTCCAGCTGTGTTAT ACCCCAACTCTGGCTCATCCAGAGACTGGGCCCGAATGCAGGACATCCCCCTGACTTTCACCTTCGAGCTGAGAGATAACGGCACCTACGGCTTCGAGCTCCCCCAGGAGGAGATCCAGCCGACCTGCGAGGAGGCCTACAGCGGCGCCCTGCACATCATCACCTACGCCCACGACAAGACCTTTAACGGCGCCGCGGCCACCGCAGCAGCGCTCTGGACCACGCTGTTAGCGCTGGGGGTCTACCTGATGTGA
- the cpo gene encoding carboxypeptidase O isoform X2: protein MSQMAKQYPDVVAIVDYGKSYENRTISLMRIGLKSDTKKKAIWMDCGIHAREWIAPAFCQYFVRQILQTYKTDAKMEAMMTNMDFYITPVLNVDGYMFSWKNSSTRLWRKNRSPGPSGDCYGTDLNRNFDANWGTIGVSSDCNSDIYPGRGPISEPEAQAVTYFVGSRKEDFLCFFTIHSYGQLLLIPYGHPDFTASNYDELMKVGEEAAEAILKVHGKKYRVGTSPAVLYPNSGSSRDWARMQDIPLTFTFELRDNGTYGFELPQEEIQPTCEEAYSGALHIITYAHDKTFNGAAATAAALWTTLLALGVYLM from the exons ATGTCTCAGATGGCGAAGCAATACCCCGATGTTGTGGCCATAGTGGATTATGGGAAGAGCTATGAGAACAGGACAATTAGCTTGATGAGG ATCGGCCTGAAGTCTGACACCAAAAAGAAAGCCATCTGGATGGACTGTGGTATTCATGCCAGAGAATGGATCGCTCCAGCGTTTTGTCAGTACTTTGTCAGACAG attctCCAAACGTACAAAACAGACGCTAAAATGGAAGCCATGATGACAAACATGGACTTCTACATCACGCCGGTGCTCAACGTCGACGGCTACATGTTCTCCTGGAAGAACTCCTCA ACCCGACTGTGGAGGAAGAACAGGTCACCGGGACCTTCGGGCGATTGCTACGGCACCGACCTCAACCGCAACTTTGATGCCAACTGGGGCA CCATCGGAGTGTCTTCTGACTGCAACTCCGACATCTACCCTGGCAGAGGGCCCATCTCAGAACCCGAGGCCCAGGCCGTAACTTACTTTGTGGGAAGCAGAAAGGAAGACTTCCTGTGTTTCTTCACCATCCACTCCTACGGCCAGCTGCTCCTGATTCCCTACGGACACCCCGACTTCACCGCCTCCAATTACGATGAGCTG ATGAAGGTGGGAGAGGAAGCAGCTGAAGCCATTTTGAAAGTTCATGGGAAAAAGTACAGAGTCGGAACCTCTCCAGCTGTGTTAT ACCCCAACTCTGGCTCATCCAGAGACTGGGCCCGAATGCAGGACATCCCCCTGACTTTCACCTTCGAGCTGAGAGATAACGGCACCTACGGCTTCGAGCTCCCCCAGGAGGAGATCCAGCCGACCTGCGAGGAGGCCTACAGCGGCGCCCTGCACATCATCACCTACGCCCACGACAAGACCTTTAACGGCGCCGCGGCCACCGCAGCAGCGCTCTGGACCACGCTGTTAGCGCTGGGGGTCTACCTGATGTGA